Proteins encoded together in one Anopheles darlingi chromosome 3, idAnoDarlMG_H_01, whole genome shotgun sequence window:
- the LOC125956561 gene encoding cytotoxic granule associated RNA binding protein TIA1 isoform X2, protein MLAMSTLMMPAPTMTLGAPQLTVGPHQKPPEAKLLAIHPAHTQTQTTPQHQLQQQQQQQQQQQQQQQQQQQAQQHQQQLQQLSAIKQEHYHIFVGDLSPEIETQTLKEAFAPFGDISDCRVVRDPQTLKSKGYGFVSFVKKTEAENAIAAMNGQWLGSRSIRTNWATRKPPASKNEINAKPLTFDEVYNQSSPTNCTVYCGGIGGTLAGGLNEDILQKTFSPFGTIQEIRVFKDKGYAFVRFSTKEAATHAIVAVHNSEINSQTVKCSWGKESGDPNNAPSLASQALSQTGFPFNTAYGQQVAGYWYPPAPAYPAAPAPAATPLQGQFLQGMQGYTYGQFAGYQQGYMGMGMQIPGAWPTVPTQAQLPTTAQQIATAQGVGGALPQTAGVVAYPMQQFQLAEDEWLAPSLLV, encoded by the exons ATGCTGGCCATGTCGACACTGATGATGCCGGCCCCGACGATGACACTCGGGGCACCACAGCTGACCGTGGGGCCCCATCAGAAGCCACCGGAAGCGAAGCTGCTTGCGATTCACCCCGCTCACACGCAAACCCAAACCACTCCCCAGCAtcagctgcaacaacagcagcagcagcagcagcaacagcaacaacagcagcaacaacaacagcaagcacagcagcaccaacagcaacttcAGCAATTATCCGCGATCAAGCAAG AGCACTATCATATATTCGTTGGCGATCTGAGCCCTGAAATTGAAACGCAAACCCTGAAGGAAGCTTTTGCCCCCTTCGGAGACATATC TGATTGTCGCGTTGTTAGGGATCCTCAAACATTAAAATCGAAAGGATATggatttgtttcgttcgttaaGAAAACG GAAGCGGAAAATGCAATTGCGGCTATGAATGGTCAATGGCTTGGTTCGAGAAGTATTCGAACTAATTGGGCTACTAGGAAACCACCGGCAAGCAAGAACGAAA TCAACGCAAAGCCCCTGACATTCGATGAGGTGTACAATCAAAGCAGCCCGACCAACTGCACCGTCTACTGTGGCGGCATTGGTGGCACGCTGGCAGGCGGCTTGAATGAGGACATACTGCAGAAGACCTTCTCGCCGTTCGGTACCATACAGGAGATACGCGTGTTCAAGGACAAGGGATACGCTTTCGTCAG GTTCTCTACGAAGGAGGCCGCTACGCATGCGATTGTAGCCGTACACAATTCGGAGATTAATTCACAAACCGTCAAATGCTCCTGGGGCAAGGAGAGTGGTGATCCGAACAATGCACCCTCGCTGGCCAGCCAGGCCCTCAGCCAAACTGGGTTCCCGTTCAACACCGCCTATGGACAGCAGGTGGCGGGCTACTGgtatccaccggcaccggcatatCCTGCAGCACCCGCTCCGGCTGCGACTCCGTTACAGGGCCAGTTTCTTCAGGGTATGCAAGGCTACACGTATGGTCAGTTCGCTGGATACCAGCAAGGCTACATGGG AATGGGTATGCAGATTCCCGGAGCATGGCCGACAGTGCCGACGCAGGCGCAGCTGCCAACCACCGCACAGCAGATTGCCACCGCTCAGGGTGTTGGCGGAGCACTGCCGCAGACCGCCGGTGTGGTCGCGTATCCGATGCAGCAGTTTCAG CTAGCTGAAGACGAATGGCTAGCCCCTAGTCTTCTAGTGTAG
- the LOC125956561 gene encoding cytotoxic granule associated RNA binding protein TIA1 isoform X3 yields the protein MLAMSTLMMPAPTMTLGAPQLTVGPHQKPPEAKLLAIHPAHTQTQTTPQHQLQQQQQQQQQQQQQQQQQQQAQQHQQQLQQLSAIKQEHYHIFVGDLSPEIETQTLKEAFAPFGDISDCRVVRDPQTLKSKGYGFVSFVKKTEAENAIAAMNGQWLGSRSIRTNWATRKPPASKNEINAKPLTFDEVYNQSSPTNCTVYCGGIGGTLAGGLNEDILQKTFSPFGTIQEIRVFKDKGYAFVRFSTKEAATHAIVAVHNSEINSQTVKCSWGKESGDPNNAPSLASQALSQTGFPFNTAYGQQVAGYWYPPAPAYPAAPAPAATPLQGQFLQGMQGYTYGQFAGYQQGYMGMGMQIPGAWPTVPTQAQLPTTAQQIATAQGVGGALPQTAGVVAYPMQQFQPAMVYPDSYAKTI from the exons ATGCTGGCCATGTCGACACTGATGATGCCGGCCCCGACGATGACACTCGGGGCACCACAGCTGACCGTGGGGCCCCATCAGAAGCCACCGGAAGCGAAGCTGCTTGCGATTCACCCCGCTCACACGCAAACCCAAACCACTCCCCAGCAtcagctgcaacaacagcagcagcagcagcagcaacagcaacaacagcagcaacaacaacagcaagcacagcagcaccaacagcaacttcAGCAATTATCCGCGATCAAGCAAG AGCACTATCATATATTCGTTGGCGATCTGAGCCCTGAAATTGAAACGCAAACCCTGAAGGAAGCTTTTGCCCCCTTCGGAGACATATC TGATTGTCGCGTTGTTAGGGATCCTCAAACATTAAAATCGAAAGGATATggatttgtttcgttcgttaaGAAAACG GAAGCGGAAAATGCAATTGCGGCTATGAATGGTCAATGGCTTGGTTCGAGAAGTATTCGAACTAATTGGGCTACTAGGAAACCACCGGCAAGCAAGAACGAAA TCAACGCAAAGCCCCTGACATTCGATGAGGTGTACAATCAAAGCAGCCCGACCAACTGCACCGTCTACTGTGGCGGCATTGGTGGCACGCTGGCAGGCGGCTTGAATGAGGACATACTGCAGAAGACCTTCTCGCCGTTCGGTACCATACAGGAGATACGCGTGTTCAAGGACAAGGGATACGCTTTCGTCAG GTTCTCTACGAAGGAGGCCGCTACGCATGCGATTGTAGCCGTACACAATTCGGAGATTAATTCACAAACCGTCAAATGCTCCTGGGGCAAGGAGAGTGGTGATCCGAACAATGCACCCTCGCTGGCCAGCCAGGCCCTCAGCCAAACTGGGTTCCCGTTCAACACCGCCTATGGACAGCAGGTGGCGGGCTACTGgtatccaccggcaccggcatatCCTGCAGCACCCGCTCCGGCTGCGACTCCGTTACAGGGCCAGTTTCTTCAGGGTATGCAAGGCTACACGTATGGTCAGTTCGCTGGATACCAGCAAGGCTACATGGG AATGGGTATGCAGATTCCCGGAGCATGGCCGACAGTGCCGACGCAGGCGCAGCTGCCAACCACCGCACAGCAGATTGCCACCGCTCAGGGTGTTGGCGGAGCACTGCCGCAGACCGCCGGTGTGGTCGCGTATCCGATGCAGCAGTTTCAG CCGGCCATGGTGTACCCAGATTCGTACGCTAAAACTATCTGA
- the LOC125956561 gene encoding cytotoxic granule associated RNA binding protein TIA1 isoform X1, with the protein MLAMSTLMMPAPTMTLGAPQLTVGPHQKPPEAKLLAIHPAHTQTQTTPQHQLQQQQQQQQQQQQQQQQQQQAQQHQQQLQQLSAIKQEHYHIFVGDLSPEIETQTLKEAFAPFGDISDCRVVRDPQTLKSKGYGFVSFVKKTEAENAIAAMNGQWLGSRSIRTNWATRKPPASKNEINAKPLTFDEVYNQSSPTNCTVYCGGIGGTLAGGLNEDILQKTFSPFGTIQEIRVFKDKGYAFVRFSTKEAATHAIVAVHNSEINSQTVKCSWGKESGDPNNAPSLASQALSQTGFPFNTAYGQQVAGYWYPPAPAYPAAPAPAATPLQGQFLQGMQGYTYGQFAGYQQGYMGMGMQIPGAWPTVPTQAQLPTTAQQIATAQGVGGALPQTAGVVAYPMQQFQVSPPQLAEDEWLAPSLLV; encoded by the exons ATGCTGGCCATGTCGACACTGATGATGCCGGCCCCGACGATGACACTCGGGGCACCACAGCTGACCGTGGGGCCCCATCAGAAGCCACCGGAAGCGAAGCTGCTTGCGATTCACCCCGCTCACACGCAAACCCAAACCACTCCCCAGCAtcagctgcaacaacagcagcagcagcagcagcaacagcaacaacagcagcaacaacaacagcaagcacagcagcaccaacagcaacttcAGCAATTATCCGCGATCAAGCAAG AGCACTATCATATATTCGTTGGCGATCTGAGCCCTGAAATTGAAACGCAAACCCTGAAGGAAGCTTTTGCCCCCTTCGGAGACATATC TGATTGTCGCGTTGTTAGGGATCCTCAAACATTAAAATCGAAAGGATATggatttgtttcgttcgttaaGAAAACG GAAGCGGAAAATGCAATTGCGGCTATGAATGGTCAATGGCTTGGTTCGAGAAGTATTCGAACTAATTGGGCTACTAGGAAACCACCGGCAAGCAAGAACGAAA TCAACGCAAAGCCCCTGACATTCGATGAGGTGTACAATCAAAGCAGCCCGACCAACTGCACCGTCTACTGTGGCGGCATTGGTGGCACGCTGGCAGGCGGCTTGAATGAGGACATACTGCAGAAGACCTTCTCGCCGTTCGGTACCATACAGGAGATACGCGTGTTCAAGGACAAGGGATACGCTTTCGTCAG GTTCTCTACGAAGGAGGCCGCTACGCATGCGATTGTAGCCGTACACAATTCGGAGATTAATTCACAAACCGTCAAATGCTCCTGGGGCAAGGAGAGTGGTGATCCGAACAATGCACCCTCGCTGGCCAGCCAGGCCCTCAGCCAAACTGGGTTCCCGTTCAACACCGCCTATGGACAGCAGGTGGCGGGCTACTGgtatccaccggcaccggcatatCCTGCAGCACCCGCTCCGGCTGCGACTCCGTTACAGGGCCAGTTTCTTCAGGGTATGCAAGGCTACACGTATGGTCAGTTCGCTGGATACCAGCAAGGCTACATGGG AATGGGTATGCAGATTCCCGGAGCATGGCCGACAGTGCCGACGCAGGCGCAGCTGCCAACCACCGCACAGCAGATTGCCACCGCTCAGGGTGTTGGCGGAGCACTGCCGCAGACCGCCGGTGTGGTCGCGTATCCGATGCAGCAGTTTCAGGTGAGCCCACCGCAG CTAGCTGAAGACGAATGGCTAGCCCCTAGTCTTCTAGTGTAG